The Tachysurus fulvidraco isolate hzauxx_2018 chromosome 4, HZAU_PFXX_2.0, whole genome shotgun sequence DNA window TCCAGCCGCCGCTACTTCACCCGAAATCATCACTGACCGTGTCATCTTTATAATAAGTGAATATCTGGGATGTAAACTCTCTTCTCAAAACTCCCTGTTAAACACAAAATGctcacacagcacagcacagtgtAGCACATTTAAACAGCTTTGGTTTATATATTAAATCCTAGTCTCAGTCTTGCGTTGTCTAAATCTCTCATCCTGTTTAATCCCGTCAGTAAGCGATAGCGATACGTGAAATATTTGAAACAGTGTTTGTGACTGTAAAATTagtttacatattttaaaagcaGCAATGACGACATGCTAAggtatgcttttattttctgctttttgCCTTGTCTAATGCCAATGGATGATTGTGGATGattaaaaaaggacaaaaacgGAACATTATCGCAGCAAATATGCCCTACACCTGAACGTTCCATGTTCTGATCCCTGTTATAGCAGTAGTAGATATATATAACAGGCCAGATTAATAATTCGGAAAACTCTAATTTTATAGCGCATCATGATGACTGCTTGTATTTGTCTTTGAAGATTTGCTCTTAAAAATATCTTATGGTCACAGCAGTCAGCTATGCAGAAAGTTGTGTTTTCCTTCTTCTAGCTCACTGAAATCGGATAAAAGGGTGCGTTAGAAAGAACCTTATGTGTTGAATCAGGAGTGTTAAATCAGGGGTGAAAAGATGGTGCACTGGTGTCAGTTTCAAGGAACCGTTTAACTTTTTGCCTGCAGCcactgataaaaaaacaactcaacTAGTAAACTGTGTTGTCTTGCTAAGGCAAAAGGCAGCATCTATTAAAATGATTTCCCCTTTTTATTATGCCATTTAATTTACCAGTTAACAGTCTTTAAACAGCCTTTATCAGATTCTCTAACTACTACTTATTTAGCTGGACATAAACTAAATAAGTTATTTTTCTCAGTTGCTGCCTTCTGCCACAGTAGGGGCATGTGCTTCTGAGGCTGTGAAAATGTCCAAGGAAAAGTAACATCCAACACGTCCCCACACGCGTATCCTTCCAATGGTAAATTTGAGATGCATCTAGTGAAAAAGGAGCGGGTTTCTCGGGAAGCGGTGGCAAGGCTCGTACTTGCTGAAGGTTGTGTTTAAGTCTGAAGCAGGCGATGCACTCTTTGCAGCTGGTACTGTGACAGCATAAGCCGGTGAACCTGCTCCTGCCCTCGAGCACAAGGCACCATCACACGACCAACCAACACTTCATCTCTCATCTTCTCCTCCTTAGCCTGGCATGAGAAATGTgatatttatgtaatatttgaaatatgtaCCAAAAGAATCTTAGTTTATCTTAGTTTTATATGGTTCTAGGTGCCGCCCGATCCCCCAGGATGCAAACAGGAGAACACAAAACAGTTCATCTCAGAATATATGTAAATTTAGTTTAAACTACAAAACATCTCATAATGGCTGTTCGCCAACAACCTTATCACAGGTCTGTGGTTTTACCTTTACGAAGGAGCTGCAGGGGAAAGTAGCGAAGTCGGACGAAACCTGAGCGCCAGGTCTCTGAGACACCACATGCTCTGCCACTTCATCCTAAAGGGCAGGGAATGACTGTGTTCAGTTTGCACCAATCACATTTGACTAATGATGCATACTGGTGTTCTGACTATTTTTACCTTTAGCCTGTCGAGGGTCTCACTGAGAGACTGTAGCCTTGCTGTCTGCTCCAGAAGCTGGGCACTGGGAGTCACTGtacacaaaaataacaacacaagCCTCTCTATGTTAGTAGAAATGTACAGATCTGTGTAGAATCATCATCACGAGCAGGTCACGATCTCTAACCTGGAGACTTTCCAGTGATGTCTACGACTTTGACATTGGCACTCATCTGCAGCAGTGTTTCCAGGAGTTGGTCTGTTTTGCGATAGAGAGCACTGGACAGGACCTCAGGTCTACAACCCTCTCGCCAGCTCAGCTTTGACACGTTCAGTGGAGGAAGTGAAGCTAACTGAGCACGCATCTTCTCCGCCTAGatacacaaacatgtttgcAGAGACAGAATGAGGACTGATGACAAATGATGTGTATATACTCTGAAATTTCTGTTTCTGACCTTAACCAGGGCTTTTCAACATAATAACAAGCACAAGAAATGGAAATATATAGATCTAAATCTATGAATCTAAATCTTATTAATCTAACTAAAATAATGCAGTATAATATTAAGCTATCGAAATAACAGTAGATAAAAGAGAATCCACTCTTTTGTTATGCCAAAATTGTCTTTTTGGTTTAAAGAGAAACTGTGCAGATTTCAGTtgtacagattttatttttcatcagaATCAAAGTGAACTGTAATTTAATATAagcatattattaatatttgtttatttgtctgtgcaatataaattattgttttaacAATCTCAGAAAGGTCAATCCTTTAATTTTTGTCTCACATTTCTCCCCAATTTGGTCACCTCCCAAGTTTCCACCCACTAACCAGACTCCAGCTGCGAACTGGGTAGAATGAAGGCTAATACATGCTTCCTCTTTAACACATGAAGCCAGCCAACAGCTTTGTTCAAACTGCTTCTTATGCTGCATCACAGTGcaaacacactcagaggaaagtTCTATCCCTCGGTTTCTCATATATGAGCTTATAAACACCCACGATTGGTTGATATTGCTGTAACTTATAGGGAAGAGAGTAACACTACCATGCGTCCCACCCACAGAGCATGTATACAGAGCAATTTTATCCAAAAACCCCAACAACATTTTATGTTGAGCTACTTGGGAGCTTCACAGACCATTTGGCGTCTGGTTTAATTGTAATATCCAGGACTACTGGCATTGTAACCAAATTTAAGACCATATCAGGATAACAAGTTTGAGAAGTGaaatgcgtgcgtgtgtgcgtgtgcgtgtgcgtgtgtgtgtgtgtgtgtgtgtgtgtgtgtgtgtgcgtgcgtgcaagACCTTCAAGATGTTGTTTTCGTTTTTCAGGTGCTTTATGCTGAGTCTCTGAGCTTCAATCTGTTGGGACAGCAGTGGAGAATCTATCACCTGCACACCTCCTGCAGCACACATGCCTATAGCAcctacacatagacacacacacacacacacacacacaccagatcacTAGCTTTGCTTTTTCATGTAATACGACTATCAGCATAGACATTCTGCATGGTTGTGTATATTtcttgtatatactgtatatttccttGCGCTAAATGTAGGACACACATGAGGGCCATCTTAGGGAGCTCATAAAAGACAAGCAAAAAAGTGAAGAGTGTATGTACATTGTGTGTCAAGCTATTATGCTAAACACTTATTAAATCTGACATTTTGAAGAATAAAGAGTACATTCTGCACCACATTTCCATCATTTCGGTGCAAATAAGGGATGCAGGGATTTCCACTTTCTTACAGGTTTCATAAAAGCTGTTGTACAAAATGGAAAGTGCACCTATGTTTATTTAGAACTGATGAAGGTGCTGTTGtggatttattaaacaattttcAGAGATAAAGAGCTTCATTACATATGTAACTGGCTGAGATGAGTCCATTGTCTTGGTTAGATTCTGAATGTAGGACTATGATAAAATAGCAAACTTTAGTTCAACAAACCTGATATTAGTGATGTGATATATCTGATATTTTCACCTAAACCTGAGGATCTCAGTGAGACTTAAAACAAGTGAAAATGCTGATCACTTTATCAGATGGCAGTTTTTGTAGAACACTTTCCTTTAGTACTTTGCTGTCTACTTGACAAGTGGAAATGATGGTGCTTTGGTGCGTCAAggtcatattttattataatatcatATACTTCTTTTTAAACCATGGCacaaattgttttttaaaaaaaaatcaacaagaaGTCAACTTTATACCTTCAGGAGCTCGCTAGGGAAGAACCCAGATCACCACCAATGAAAACAGCTCAGAACATCTTCTTGCTGGTATATTAGTCTGACTCAACTCTTGCTTCATTTATCAGGTCTATCAAAAGTGGTTCAGCTCCTGACAGTAAACTAGTCAGATGTCTGGACCATTCAATTCACTTTATAGATAGATTCATTGGAGGTCAAATACCTAGCTTCTGTCCCATACTCCTTGATGCTACGCTGATTTTGAGGATCGAAGTTGTAATGATGTACTGCTGTCTTCTCTTCTACAGTTAAATCTTTTATACCATAATAATAGCTTTGTCAACAACCTGCATATACGCCACAACACAATTGTGGAAAAAGCACAAAGATGACAGCAGGAACTATTCAATTCTCACAGGTGGATGAAATATCGTTTGTCAATATTTTTTAGGATGAAATCCCTAAAAGTGTTATGAAAGAAATCCAACAAACCCTTCATTGCATAATAGTGTGGCATACAGTGTAGATCACTGTAGAGTAGTAATGACAGAGTAGCAATGCAGTTTACCTTTCTGATCCTCTGCAGTGGGAATGAAGAGATACGAGAGAGAAACACATAAGATTCGGTGAAGGAAAGAAGGCATGAAAgggaaaagcagaaaaatgTGCAGCAGTCTAAGAAAACCTGTTAGAGGTGTCTATCTCTGGAGAACACCTGGACGGTATCTTTAAATATGATAGTTTAGCGTTTCACTTTTGTACGTAAACAGAATTTCTTTTTGAGGCGCATGAAAAAGgtgacattttctgtcattttcaactattctaaaaaaaaaaatcatgacatgTCCAATCATTATAAGCATACAGGTACCTTATCCTTTAGAATGCCATAGATTTTCATCATTCTCACCAGTTGTGATGCCACCAGTCACAATGGAAGCAATGCCAGAGGCGGGACTTCCCCTGAGTCCCTCGATGGTCATCTTTGACTGGCTGTTTATCCGCTGTCTCAGCTCCGTCTTCTCTGCCTCAAGTTGGTCTATGTCAGCCTGCAGAGCATCCATGGTTTCTTCAAattccctgcacacacacacacacgcacacacacacagatttgtaaCACAAACTACATTTGatcaataataatgattatcaATCGGTGAGAACGAACGACAATATTGTGTAAAAGGTCATCAGTGCTTGTCAGCTTTTTCTAATGGTTATTCTCATActtctcctttttcttcagGAGTGCCTGGGTCTCATCCAGAATGGTCTGGATTTTTTCCACACGTTCATCTGCGTCCTTTGAAGCACTGTCCAGCTTCTTCTCTAGAAGGCTCAGCCGCACGTTGGCCTCACACagctcttcaccctacacagaGGGATGTTTCAACatcaattattcattttatcagTAATTGATGTTTCAACatcaattattcattttatcagTAACCTACATACATGTATGCAGCAGGTGTAATATGTGGATGTACTACACTCGCTTTAAATTGTGTGGCTACCTTTATTTTGAGGGATTTCTTGAGCTCTTTGATGGcagtctctctgtcttccaATTTTAGGCCGAGTCCTTCAGCGTCTGTGATCTCGGCCCTCAGTGCAGCCGCCCGCACTTCTACTGGagccatctacacacacacacaaacacacacaatgtagacATGGGAAACATCTAAATTAGTTTGTTTCCCCTTACAGTATTGCTCCATTTGCCAACTCAAGATGTTTATACTGCACCTGTACCATCTTACCTCAAACTGTGAGCATTTGCACTGCTCCACTTTTGCACAACTTGCACTAAGGCACAGTTATGTCTCATTTGCACGGTATGTGGCTTTTAGAATGTAGTAATTGCACTGATCCACTTTTGCACAACCAGTAATATTATACAGTTTCTATTTCCTtcaattctttttatatattttatatttaactcataACTTTCATCATATTTATGCTTCTATGCTTCATTGTTAGAATGCACCAGTACACCAAGACCAATTCCTTGTATATGTAAACCCTTACAGTGCTTTTCACTGGACAATGAAGGTGATTCTTATTCTGATtgctatatttctttttctttttttttattttatttccaaatgTTCTGCTAGAACCCTTGGCTGTAACATGGTCCTGCTGTGATAATGAACAGCTCTGCAGAAATACATCTGAGTATAGAACTCACCCCAGTCTGTGGCTTCTCCGAGTCGTATTCTCCCTCCTGCATAGCAGTGGCCATCTTGTTCATGGTTGCGATGACGACGCTACAGGACTGCCGCAGACACTCATACAGGTTTATACCCTGGGAGCCATAGATCTGAGCATGACAACAGAAGACGATGAAATGCACATGAGGAATAACCACACAATGACCTCTAATAAAGTCTTCCTGGGAGATAAACTGTTCTGCATTTCTGATAGACTActcttattttttataaaagacAAATGTTGTAAGGATATACACAGATAGTTTAAGGGCTCCCTCAGAAAGCACATTAggttgaaaaaagaaaaaatatagacaaatatttTTGGAAATTTTACTAGcacaaatattatattacacgGATGTTTTGCCCTTATCCAAGAGcaacttatatatatttatctaatttaatacatttgagCATTAAGGGGCCTGCTCAGGAGCCTGGCAGTGGCaggttggtggacctgggatttgaacttacaaccatccaatctgtagtccaacaccttaaccactaagctactacATCCCATCCTGGGAGCCTGGAATCTATCCCAGTTCTAATATTATCAAAATTGcaggatgtatttatttatttatttatttattttcaaattcatAGCCAAACATAGTATAATTTCTCAGTCTGTGCCTAGAACTAACATTAGGATTTAATCCATgctgcacacagacatacacagacacaagcactgACCTGTTCAGCTGCTTTGAAGGCCATGTCCTCCAGTTTAAGCACTGGAAGACCCTCATGTTCTCCAAGTGGAGCAATGAGTTGAGCTCCTGCTGCAGCCACCTCCTGCAGCACAGCATTCACCCAAGCCAGCTGCCTTCTGCTTTCTGCCAGCGTCTCACTCacctgcccacacacacacactctcccatcAGCCATGCCTGTCTGTAGGTTCTTGTTTATACATAAGAGatttaagcatgtgtgtgtcagcaaaattatacatgtgtatgtacacgtgtgtgtttagACCTGAGGCCCAAAGCTGAGGGCAGCAGGGATGCCTGGAGCATCAGTGCCTGGCATGCGACGTCGAATCTTTTTGCAGAACTGGCGAATGTCGCTACAAGAAGTGTCCAGATCTTTAAGCAGCACAAAAAACGgtgtttcttcttctcctcccgCCTGCAGGAAGGAGCGCAGCCGACCTACCTCCACCATCATACAGTCCAGAGCACTCTGGGTAAACTGCAGAGATACATGGATATGATAGTCATAGTGTTTTCAGAGCTGTACTGTGTGATGGTAGAAGCAAATAATCATGTACAAAAAAGATCATAGCTAcagctgtgtatttgtgtatgtgtatgtgtgtgtctggatctcctaGCAAATATGTTTACAAATCCAactcaacattcattcattcattttctaccgcttatccgaacttctcgggtcacggggatcctgtgcgtttcaggcatcaaggcaggatacaccctggacggagtgccaacccatggcaggacacacacacactctcattcactcacacaatcacacactacggacaattttccagagatgccaatcaacctagcatgcatgtgttttggaccgtgggaggaaaccggagtacccggaggaaacccccgaggcacggggagaacatgcaaactccacacacacaaggcggaggcgggaatcgaacccccaacccaggaggtgtgaggctaacgtgctaaccactaagccaccgtgtcccccactCAACATATTTGatgaatttgattaaaaaaaataaaagttcaaaaAGTAACTAGCTGTAATgtttgcattcttttttttattgtccttATTAAAGTTCTTTTAATTGCGCAATTTAATTCATGCAAATTGATGTTTTGCTTCAATTTGCATGAATGATgtacaaaatgaacaaaaactcAACCCTGttacattttctgtcttttcacaactaaaacaaaaatttgCACCACTTTTCCAGGTGGATGCACTTGTAGACTTATGGAACTTTCTAGATCTTTTCCAGCTCTGTAAATCACCAATGATCTGCCAGAGCCCAGCAGGCTTAACAATACTAAAACACCCCACAGCTTTTGGTTACGATTGTCCTTCCATTTATTCAATTTCTGTAGCAACACTGGGTCATCCAGTTCCATTCTGTTATCCAACACTGGGTCACAAGGATCCTGCAGTCTATCTCAGGGCACTCAGGGCACGAAGCAGGAGACACTCTGGATGacgtgccaacacatcacagggcataaTCACACACTTACCTTCACAGGGATGATTTAGAAATTGTGATCTTAagcatgtctttgaactgggGAAGAAACCAGTGTTGTGCAGGAAACCCCTGAAATACAGGgagtacatgcaaactccatacacacaaagGGTATAGTCATAAATATAGTCATAAACCCAGAACGCTGGAGGTGTAGCCAGGAACAGGGTGTATGAAGTGGTAATACACACTGGATGGGATACCAGTTCATCACAGGGTACCATACACACATTCGTCAACCTATAGTTACGTTTTTGGGTAAAGGAAAACAGAACCTAGAGAATCCCCCAAAGATACACAGAAATCATGTGAAATGCCAAGAAAAATATCTGCCATCTTTTAAACAGGACAGATCTTATCTGGCttcactctttctgtctgtgcccTACATAGGATTTAATGTAGCCATAGAAAAGCCACATCTTCTCGATTCTTAAATTGAAATGATGTCTATCAAGTCACCATGTGATAACCTCAGAGAAACTCCTCCTAATTTCACAGGTTGAGTTATATGAGGGGAAAgtggagcacacacacagggcataTACTTGTAATCTAAATTTGTTGCCGAGGCTTGGTGTGCAGCCATGTCCACAGCGGAGAGGTGCTATTAGTTTAAATTGGcaattctgtctgtctgtgtgtgtgtgtgtgtgtgtgtgtgtgtgtgtgtgtgtgtgtgtgtgtgtgttctttgtgtgtgtgtcttactttAATATGGTCAGCCAGCTGCATGGTGCAGTTCTCTGCCTGGTCGGCTAGATGAATGCTATAAAGGTGCTGTAGATGCAGAACAGAACATCATTTGTGCCATACCGAGTTTCTCTgtctattatatttatatttctgtataaatacaaggagaattttttaaatactaaaaatgATGCCTGTGATAGAATTAATCTACATACAGAGTCTGAACATCAAGTGACATTAAGAGCAACATTTGTATCttaggtgtgtaggtgtgtgtgtgtgtgtgtgtgtgtgtgtgtgtgtgtgtgtgtgtgtgtgtgtgtgtgtgtgtgtgtgtgtgtgtgtgtgtgtgtgtgtgtgtgtgtgtgtgtgtgtaaaagagagaaataCCTGATAATATTTAATGGCCTTAGTAAGTGGCTCCACATTCACAGTTTCATCCAGTTGATCCTTGTGCAGCAAATCAATGAGGAAGTCCAAAGAACGCTCGTGCACGCACATCTCCGAGTAAAGGGAGCCCACATGTTTATATACCTCCACATCACACTGATTAAGGGCACTAGAGAGAGTGTAAAAGAATATTCAGGACAACCAAACATTACTGCTGTTCCATTACTTACATAGCATAggttcattttgtgtgtgtgtgtgtgtgtgtgtgtgtgtgtgtgtttgtgtgtgtgtgtgtgtgtgtgtgtgtgtgtgtgtgtgtgtgtgtgtgtatgtactattCATATTTGTGCAGTGTTGCCTGAAGCAGACTCAGAGAGTAAACAAGTCCAGCAGCAAAGCTGAGCTGCTCGCCCGCAGCCCCTCTCATCCCCGGTCTCTGAGAGCAGTTCTCGGTAAGATCAAACTTCTCCTGTGCCTGCTTACTGATCAGCTCTGCCTGTAACaccacacacgtgcacacacacacacacacacacacacacacacacacacacacacacacacacacacacacacacacacacacactaccttaAATCAGAACTTGTCTCTCCCAAACAGCGACCACTTCCAGCGTATAAATAAGGAAACACCAATCCTAAACACCAATTATATGAAAAGCAGCACAGTACATTATTCTGTACAGtagtttatgtacagtattctGTACATAAACCAGCCATTAGAGCTTTTTTACTTCTAAGCTTTCTACCCAAAGAACCATAAATAGTTATATTTGTGTTAGATTTTAGATTCAAACTTCATAGTTTTAGTAAAACTGCAATTAGACTATGATGACATTGATTTGGtttgtttgtattaatgtgaTTAATGTGTCATTTTACATCTGTTCAGTTAAAATTTATTATCAATTATATCCATAATTACTAAAAATTTATTCTATAAATCATAAc harbors:
- the dctn1b gene encoding dynactin subunit 1 isoform X3, with translation MMRQTPAPRKTTARRPKARTGVGVKVGSGSASAGEMSSSEPSTPAQTPLAAPVIPSPVGTLPSPGASSISAPSKEEEALRAQVKDLEEKLETLRMKRAEDKAKLKELEKHKIQLEQLQEWKSKMQEQQNELQKQLKEAKKEAKEALEAKEHYMEEMADTADAIEMATLDKEMAEERAESLQLEVDALKEKLDELTMDLEILKHEIEEKGSDGAASSFHVKQLEEQNARLKEALVRMRDLSASEKQEHLKLQKQMEKKNFELEALRMQKEKIQEEMKMAEKTIDELKEQVDAALGAEEMVETLTERNLDLEEKVRELREAVTDLEAINEMNDELQENARETELELREQLDLSAANVREADKRVEAAQETVADYQHTIQKYRELTAHLQEVNRELMSQQEATAETQQQSAEIFDFKIKFAETKAYAKAIEMELRKMEVTQANRQVALLTSFMPDSFLRHGGDHDCILVLLLIPRLNCKAELISKQAQEKFDLTENCSQRPGMRGAAGEQLSFAAGLVYSLSLLQATLHKYEYALNQCDVEVYKHVGSLYSEMCVHERSLDFLIDLLHKDQLDETVNVEPLTKAIKYYQHLYSIHLADQAENCTMQLADHIKFTQSALDCMMVEVGRLRSFLQAGGEEETPFFVLLKDLDTSCSDIRQFCKKIRRRMPGTDAPGIPAALSFGPQVSETLAESRRQLAWVNAVLQEVAAAGAQLIAPLGEHEGLPVLKLEDMAFKAAEQIYGSQGINLYECLRQSCSVVIATMNKMATAMQEGEYDSEKPQTGMAPVEVRAAALRAEITDAEGLGLKLEDRETAIKELKKSLKIKGEELCEANVRLSLLEKKLDSASKDADERVEKIQTILDETQALLKKKEKEFEETMDALQADIDQLEAEKTELRQRINSQSKMTIEGLRGSPASGIASIVTGGITTGAIGMCAAGGVQVIDSPLLSQQIEAQRLSIKHLKNENNILKAEKMRAQLASLPPLNVSKLSWREGCRPEVLSSALYRKTDQLLETLLQMSANVKVVDITGKSPVTPSAQLLEQTARLQSLSETLDRLKDEVAEHVVSQRPGAQVSSDFATFPCSSFVKAKEEKMRDEVLVGRVMVPCARGQEQVHRLMLSQYQLQRVHRLLQT
- the dctn1b gene encoding dynactin subunit 1 isoform X2, which translates into the protein MMRQTPAPRKTTARRPKARTGVGVKVGSGSASAGEMSSSEPSTPAQTPLAAPVIPSPVGTLPSPGASSISAPSKEEEALRAQVKDLEEKLETLRMKRAEDKAKLKELEKHKIQLEQLQEWKSKMQEQQNELQKQLKEAKKEAKEALEAKEHYMEEMADTADAIEMATLDKEMAEERAESLQLEVDALKEKLDELTMDLEILKHEIEEKGSDGAASSFHVKQLEEQNARLKEALVRMRDLSASEKQEHLKLQKQMEKKNFELEALRMQKEKIQEEMKMAEKTIDELKEQVDAALGAEEMVETLTERNLDLEEKVRELREAVTDLEAINEMNDELQENARETELELREQLDLSAANVREADKRVEAAQETVADYQHTIQKYRELTAHLQEVNRELMSQQEATAETQQQSAEIFDFKIKFAETKAYAKAIEMELRKMEVTQANRQVALLTSFMPDSFLRHGGDHDCILVLLLIPRLNCKAELISKQAQEKFDLTENCSQRPGMRGAAGEQLSFAAGLVYSLSLLQATLHKYEYALNQCDVEVYKHVGSLYSEMCVHERSLDFLIDLLHKDQLDETVNVEPLTKAIKYYQHLYSIHLADQAENCTMQLADHIKFTQSALDCMMVEVGRLRSFLQAGGEEETPFFVLLKDLDTSCSDIRQFCKKIRRRMPGTDAPGIPAALSFGPQVSETLAESRRQLAWVNAVLQEVAAAGAQLIAPLGEHEGLPVLKLEDMAFKAAEQIYGSQGINLYECLRQSCSVVIATMNKMATAMQEGEYDSEKPQTGMAPVEVRAAALRAEITDAEGLGLKLEDRETAIKELKKSLKIKGEELCEANVRLSLLEKKLDSASKDADERVEKIQTILDETQALLKKKEKEFEETMDALQADIDQLEAEKTELRQRINSQSKMTIEGLRGSPASGIASIVTGGITTEDQKGMCAAGGVQVIDSPLLSQQIEAQRLSIKHLKNENNILKAEKMRAQLASLPPLNVSKLSWREGCRPEVLSSALYRKTDQLLETLLQMSANVKVVDITGKSPVTPSAQLLEQTARLQSLSETLDRLKDEVAEHVVSQRPGAQVSSDFATFPCSSFVKAKEEKMRDEVLVGRVMVPCARGQEQVHRLMLSQYQLQRVHRLLQT
- the dctn1b gene encoding dynactin subunit 1 isoform X1, with amino-acid sequence MMRQTPAPRKTTARRPKARTGVGVKVGSGSASAGEMSSSEPSTPAQTPLAAPVIPSPVGTLPSPGASSISAPSKEEEALRAQVKDLEEKLETLRMKRAEDKAKLKELEKHKIQLEQLQEWKSKMQEQQNELQKQLKEAKKEAKEALEAKEHYMEEMADTADAIEMATLDKEMAEERAESLQLEVDALKEKLDELTMDLEILKHEIEEKGSDGAASSFHVKQLEEQNARLKEALVRMRDLSASEKQEHLKLQKQMEKKNFELEALRMQKEKIQEEMKMAEKTIDELKEQVDAALGAEEMVETLTERNLDLEEKVRELREAVTDLEAINEMNDELQENARETELELREQLDLSAANVREADKRVEAAQETVADYQHTIQKYRELTAHLQEVNRELMSQQEATAETQQQSAEIFDFKIKFAETKAYAKAIEMELRKMEVTQANRQVALLTSFMPDSFLRHGGDHDCILVLLLIPRLNCKAELISKQAQEKFDLTENCSQRPGMRGAAGEQLSFAAGLVYSLSLLQATLHKYEYALNQCDVEVYKHVGSLYSEMCVHERSLDFLIDLLHKDQLDETVNVEPLTKAIKYYQHLYSIHLADQAENCTMQLADHIKFTQSALDCMMVEVGRLRSFLQAGGEEETPFFVLLKDLDTSCSDIRQFCKKIRRRMPGTDAPGIPAALSFGPQVSETLAESRRQLAWVNAVLQEVAAAGAQLIAPLGEHEGLPVLKLEDMAFKAAEQIYGSQGINLYECLRQSCSVVIATMNKMATAMQEGEYDSEKPQTGMAPVEVRAAALRAEITDAEGLGLKLEDRETAIKELKKSLKIKGEELCEANVRLSLLEKKLDSASKDADERVEKIQTILDETQALLKKKEKEFEETMDALQADIDQLEAEKTELRQRINSQSKMTIEGLRGSPASGIASIVTGGITTEDQKGAIGMCAAGGVQVIDSPLLSQQIEAQRLSIKHLKNENNILKAEKMRAQLASLPPLNVSKLSWREGCRPEVLSSALYRKTDQLLETLLQMSANVKVVDITGKSPVTPSAQLLEQTARLQSLSETLDRLKDEVAEHVVSQRPGAQVSSDFATFPCSSFVKAKEEKMRDEVLVGRVMVPCARGQEQVHRLMLSQYQLQRVHRLLQT
- the dctn1b gene encoding dynactin subunit 1 isoform X4, which translates into the protein MSQMKRYTYSRTTSSGSSRMSSDGGGRPVKVGSVVEVIGKGHRGTVAYIGNTLFASGKWVGVILEEARGKNDGTVQGKRYFTCLENHGIFVRQSQIQLVEDGADTTSPDTPEAATSKVPKREILEAPKSNKVRGAKPKKTPAPRKTTARRPKARTGVGVKVGSGSASAGEMSSSEPSTPAQTPLAAPVIPSPVGTLPSPGASSISAPSKEEEALRAQVKDLEEKLETLRMKRAEDKAKLKELEKHKIQLEQLQEWKSKMQEQQNELQKQLKEAKKEAKEALEAKEHYMEEMADTADAIEMATLDKEMAEERAESLQLEVDALKEKLDELTMDLEILKHEIEEKGSDGAASSFHVKQLEEQNARLKEALVRMRDLSASEKQEHLKLQKQMEKKNFELEALRMQKEKIQEEMKMAEKTIDELKEQVDAALGAEEMVETLTERNLDLEEKVRELREAVTDLEAINEMNDELQENARETELELREQLDLSAANVREADKRVEAAQETVADYQHTIQKYRELTAHLQEVNRELMSQQEATAETQQQSAEIFDFKIKFAETKAYAKAIEMELRKMEVTQANRQVALLTSFMPDSFLRHGGDHDCILVLLLIPRLNCKAELISKQAQEKFDLTENCSQRPGMRGAAGEQLSFAAGLVYSLSLLQATLHKYEYALNQCDVEVYKHVGSLYSEMCVHERSLDFLIDLLHKDQLDETVNVEPLTKAIKYYQHLYSIHLADQAENCTMQLADHIKFTQSALDCMMVEVGRLRSFLQAGGEEETPFFVLLKDLDTSCSDIRQFCKKIRRRMPGTDAPGIPAALSFGPQVSETLAESRRQLAWVNAVLQEVAAAGAQLIAPLGEHEGLPVLKLEDMAFKAAEQIYGSQGINLYECLRQSCSVVIATMNKMATAMQEGEYDSEKPQTGMAPVEVRAAALRAEITDAEGLGLKLEDRETAIKELKKSLKIKGEELCEANVRLSLLEKKLDSASKDADERVEKIQTILDETQALLKKKEKEFEETMDALQADIDQLEAEKTELRQRINSQSKMTIEGLRGSPASGIASIVTGGITTEDQKGAIGMCAAGGVQVIDSPLLSQQIEAQRLSIKHLKNENNILKAEKMRAQLASLPPLNVSKLSWREGCRPEVLSSALYRKTDQLLETLLQMSANVKVVDITGKSPVTPSAQLLEQTARLQSLSETLDRLKDEVAEHVVSQRPGAQVSSDFATFPCSSFVKAKEEKMRDEVLVGRVMVPCARGQEQVHRLMLSQYQLQRVHRLLQT